The sequence below is a genomic window from Humulus lupulus chromosome 3, drHumLupu1.1, whole genome shotgun sequence.
TCGTTCAGGTTGGACCATTCCAACCCATGAGCGCATTTTCTGCCCAGTAATGGGATCAATAACAAGTACTACAGGAATGGAATCCAGCTTGTAATATGTGCAAACTTTCTGACCTTCAGTTGTATCATCATAAACCTAAGTTCACCGACCGATGTCAAATTGTTGAAATAAAACAcatactataatttttttttcttagaatCCAAATATATAAAGTTCCCTGCCCCAAACTTATATATAAGTATAGCATATTAACTTAAAATTCTAGTCCAACAATGACCTTCAGTTGTATCATCATAAACCTAAGTTCACCGACCAATGTCAAATTGTTGAAATAAAAcacataatataatttttttttcttagaatCCAAATATATAAAGATCCCTGCCCCAAACTTTATATAAGTATAGCATATTATCCTAAAATTCTAGTCCAATAATGACCATGTATCTACAGATGTACATACAAGGCCTTGAAACAATATGAAAATAGGCATTTGCTACTAGATATAAGGAATCCTTATAGcagaataaaaaatgaaaattacTAATAGAAGGTCAATTTGCAAAGTGACATTAAAAAAATGCTATTTTGCCAAACCGccttgaatattattatattttagtgTGAAACCCCCCAAAAATGGAACACATACCTGCCAAAAGACAAAGTTTGTACTGATCGTTTGAGAGACAGCTTCATTAGCCCATGTATCTCGATTAAGCTTCAAAATagaataaaagtaagaaatgaacACCAAAATCTATGATAAATGAACACCAATTTCAGTCAATTTAGAAAAGTCCAACGAAACACGCTACCTACCATATGTGAGCTGAACTCCTTAGTAGACTGCAAGTTTACCAAGAGCCATTTGTCCTGAGAAGAGGCAGTTCCCTTTGCCTGCAGTAGCACAAACAAAGTTTCACGTGaagaaacataacataaacacttgACATTCTTATCCTCAAAAACTAACAACAGCACCATTTCCAGCCGGATTTGAATAATATCGTttataagaaaaagaaaattacagTAAAACTAAAAtaaccattaaaaataaataaatggataaAGAGTACTAGGAATTCTCCAAATGCATAAAAGTCCCAGTAACTCGTGGCTGATGAAGGCAATACCGTTAAAACAAATTTCAAGTATAAACCCAAAGAGAAGCCCAAAACTAAACTCTAGCATACAAAACTATTATTAAGAGTCAGACCAGTCTTTAAACATTCTCATATACCTTTCAACCATAGAACCTTAAGAGAAATGCAAAGATCTCACTTCCTCAAAACAACCAGCTTAATTTATGCCTCAATCACTCGTATAAAACACAAGTCTCGTAATAAGATAAGGATTGCAGGTTGAAAGGATAACCCATGATATACTATCTCCATTCAACAAACTGTAACTCAAGTTCAGGACTTCAAAGAAAGCTAAATAATACATTACATACTTTCTTTATTGAAAATCTAAGACCTATATTTTCTTCATTTGTTAATAAAACAAGAAGATAATTCATTTGTACAAAAGGTCTCTCCCTTTTATATTTGGATAAAAGATATTTCTAGCatgtataaaatatcatcatATCAGTACAGTATTATTTTCAACTAAACACTTGTTTGAGatggaattaaaaaggacaaGGACTGGGATACAAATGAAGTTGAGTCTCCACTTTcttttaaataccaaaaatttcAAAATGCAAAAAAGCTAATTGCAGGCACTAGTGAAAGGCACAAAAATCCTACCTACTCACTGACTATTACACACCATCATGTAAAGCCCTACTAATATTTTTGTATTGACCCTTCTTCATTTTATATATCTTTATGTAATATGCTGCAACCGTTAAAGATTGCAGAGAACAACACTATCGTAACAGATTTAAAGGCTCAGGCACCCAAATAAATTCACATTATGATTAAAACCAACAGTAATTTTCCAAAGATAGTAAGAAAGGCAATCATCAAAATCATCTGTCAAAAAACAGAGTCAAAGTACAACAACTTTTCTTCAAATTAAGGTTAGTAAGAGTACTGAGACTATTCCAGTACAACTTACTGTATCCTTAGTGTCATTCAACTAGTCAACTGTCAAAAACATTTCAATCCAACTATCCAATTTCTACACATTGCACACTATGAAGCAAGAAACCCAACAAAAATAACCAATTACCTTTTCAAATGATCCCTGAAACATTATATGAAAGGGAGGTCGATATAAGGAGGCCAGATTATCCCGAGCATTATCTGCTGTTGATGCAACACCTTGCTCTGATTCCCAAACCCCAGGGCGTttcatttcttcatcaaaattacgGAAAGCAATTAATGAGTTTGATTCAGAGGATGGATTTCTCATTCTTGATGCCCTAAATCAAAAGGACATATTCCATAAGTAAAAGTGATTTGCAGTTAGAAATTGAAGTTGTGCATAAAATGAGACTCGCCAAACTCTAAAAATTAGCAGATATAATTTGACATGAAACACTAGTCCAAGTCATTTACAAAAGCATATGTGCAGTATCTCAGTTATGAAacacaaaatcaaaataaaaaaacaaatccCTACTAAAACATGAGATAACATAGAAGGCAGTAAACGAACAAAGGTTAAAGTATATATCTAAACACCACAAATTAGTGACTGAACCAATTTCCATCCGCCGAGATAAGTAAAAGTGCTACGGTGTTCATTTAAtggataaaaagaaaaagaataaagaCACAGTTCCTGCCAACAATAGATTCCTTAAATTTCCAACAATGCCTCATGTACAACTAAAATTCATATGCAATTGCATCTCCAGTAGATAGCATTTCCTAAAATCCAAAACGCCAATCAAGCAGCTATACAATGGAtgacaaatgtaaacaaaatagTAATAACAATAGACTTAAGCAattaaacacacacacacaccaaaGAATAAACATAATAAACACTATTTTAGTTCAACTGAAAGAAGAGCTTCTGATATTTGCTATGAAATAATAAATCAAAAGGGGAATAGATAAAAAGTATACCCGTACATTAAGGCATCATCATAAAGGGCTTCCCTGATAACAGGTAAAGGAGGGCGTACTTCATCTCCAACAATCGGTGCCAAATTCCTTTCGGCTTCACTGAGTCGAATCATTCTAAACCAGCATAAACAATAATGCAGAACGAGAcacataaaacaaagaaaaataaatacataaagaaaTCGATGCATCTAACATACCGAGCAGTCTGTTCGGCCAAAGCTTCAATATTTTCTGTAGGCGGAAATTGAGAAGACGATCCTCCCACTACAGTGCCGCCTTCACTGCCTATATAAAAAAGCTGAATAGCCTCCTCAAGCTTCCAACTTGTGGCCTGTTCTCCCAACAAAATTCCATAAATTATCTC
It includes:
- the LOC133824252 gene encoding plant UBX domain-containing protein 7 isoform X5, translated to MEGGMLSASDQQSMVSSFLEIAVGQTAETARQFLQATSWKLEEAIQLFYIGSEGGTVVGGSSSQFPPTENIEALAEQTAREAERNLAPIVGDEVRPPLPVIREALYDDALMYGASRMRNPSSESNSLIAFRNFDEEMKRPGVWESEQGVASTADNARDNLASLYRPPFHIMFQGSFEKAKGTASSQDKWLLVNLQSTKEFSSHMLNRDTWANEAVSQTISTNFVFWQVYDDTTEGQKVCTYYKLDSIPVVLVIDPITGQKMRSWVGMVQPERLLEDLLTFMDSGPKDHHVTLSHKRPRESSSAQPQKTKDKTSEEDEEVLRALAASMESMKETSEVIPKDKHVNLTDEDEKTCPDKKPDYPPLPEEPKGDKSLLCRVGVRLPDGRRVQRSFFRTDPVQLLWSFCCSQLKEAETRPFGLTHAIPGASKSLDYDTEMTFGESGLANSMISVTWE
- the LOC133824252 gene encoding plant UBX domain-containing protein 7 isoform X2, which translates into the protein MEGGMLSASDQQSMVSSFLEIAVGQTAETARQFLQATSWKLEEAIQLFYIGSEGGTVVGGSSSQFPPTENIEALAEQTARMIRLSEAERNLAPIVGDEVRPPLPVIREALYDDALMYGASRMRNPSSESNSLIAFRNFDEEMKRPGVWESEQGVASTADNARDNLASLYRPPFHIMFQGSFEKAKGTASSQDKWLLVNLQSTKEFSSHMLNRDTWANEAVSQTISTNFVFWQVYDDTTEGQKVCTYYKLDSIPVVLVIDPITGQKMRSWVGMVQPERLLEDLLTFMDSGPKDHHVTLSHKRPRESSSAQPQKTKDKTSEEDEEVLRALAASMESMKETSEVIPKDKHVNLTDEDEKTCPDKKPDYPPLPEEPKGDKSLLCRVGVRLPDGRRVQRSFFRTDPVQLLWSFCCSQLKEAETRPFGLTHAIPGASKSLDYDTEMTFGESGLANSMISVTWE
- the LOC133824252 gene encoding plant UBX domain-containing protein 7 isoform X3, coding for MEGGMLSASDQQSMVSSFLEIAVGQTAETARQFLQATSWKLEEAIQLFYIGSEGGTVVGGSSSQFPPTENIEALAEQTARMIRLSEAERNLAPIVGDEVRPPLPVIREALYDDALMASRMRNPSSESNSLIAFRNFDEEMKRPGVWESEQGVASTADNARDNLASLYRPPFHIMFQGSFEKAKGTASSQDKWLLVNLQSTKEFSSHMLNRDTWANEAVSQTISTNFVFWQVYDDTTEGQKVCTYYKLDSIPVVLVIDPITGQKMRSWVGMVQPERLLEDLLTFMDSGPKDHHVTLSHKRPRESSSAQPQKTKVADKTSEEDEEVLRALAASMESMKETSEVIPKDKHVNLTDEDEKTCPDKKPDYPPLPEEPKGDKSLLCRVGVRLPDGRRVQRSFFRTDPVQLLWSFCCSQLKEAETRPFGLTHAIPGASKSLDYDTEMTFGESGLANSMISVTWE
- the LOC133824252 gene encoding plant UBX domain-containing protein 7 isoform X1 — translated: MEGGMLSASDQQSMVSSFLEIAVGQTAETARQFLQATSWKLEEAIQLFYIGSEGGTVVGGSSSQFPPTENIEALAEQTARMIRLSEAERNLAPIVGDEVRPPLPVIREALYDDALMYGASRMRNPSSESNSLIAFRNFDEEMKRPGVWESEQGVASTADNARDNLASLYRPPFHIMFQGSFEKAKGTASSQDKWLLVNLQSTKEFSSHMLNRDTWANEAVSQTISTNFVFWQVYDDTTEGQKVCTYYKLDSIPVVLVIDPITGQKMRSWVGMVQPERLLEDLLTFMDSGPKDHHVTLSHKRPRESSSAQPQKTKVADKTSEEDEEVLRALAASMESMKETSEVIPKDKHVNLTDEDEKTCPDKKPDYPPLPEEPKGDKSLLCRVGVRLPDGRRVQRSFFRTDPVQLLWSFCCSQLKEAETRPFGLTHAIPGASKSLDYDTEMTFGESGLANSMISVTWE
- the LOC133824252 gene encoding plant UBX domain-containing protein 7 isoform X6, with the translated sequence MEGGMLSASDQQSMVSSFLEIAVGQTAETARQFLQATSWKLEEAIQLFYIGSEGGTVVGGSSSQFPPTENIEALAEQTAREAERNLAPIVGDEVRPPLPVIREALYDDALMASRMRNPSSESNSLIAFRNFDEEMKRPGVWESEQGVASTADNARDNLASLYRPPFHIMFQGSFEKAKGTASSQDKWLLVNLQSTKEFSSHMLNRDTWANEAVSQTISTNFVFWQVYDDTTEGQKVCTYYKLDSIPVVLVIDPITGQKMRSWVGMVQPERLLEDLLTFMDSGPKDHHVTLSHKRPRESSSAQPQKTKVADKTSEEDEEVLRALAASMESMKETSEVIPKDKHVNLTDEDEKTCPDKKPDYPPLPEEPKGDKSLLCRVGVRLPDGRRVQRSFFRTDPVQLLWSFCCSQLKEAETRPFGLTHAIPGASKSLDYDTEMTFGESGLANSMISVTWE
- the LOC133824252 gene encoding plant UBX domain-containing protein 7 isoform X4, translated to MEGGMLSASDQQSMVSSFLEIAVGQTAETARQFLQATSWKLEEAIQLFYIGSEGGTVVGGSSSQFPPTENIEALAEQTAREAERNLAPIVGDEVRPPLPVIREALYDDALMYGASRMRNPSSESNSLIAFRNFDEEMKRPGVWESEQGVASTADNARDNLASLYRPPFHIMFQGSFEKAKGTASSQDKWLLVNLQSTKEFSSHMLNRDTWANEAVSQTISTNFVFWQVYDDTTEGQKVCTYYKLDSIPVVLVIDPITGQKMRSWVGMVQPERLLEDLLTFMDSGPKDHHVTLSHKRPRESSSAQPQKTKVADKTSEEDEEVLRALAASMESMKETSEVIPKDKHVNLTDEDEKTCPDKKPDYPPLPEEPKGDKSLLCRVGVRLPDGRRVQRSFFRTDPVQLLWSFCCSQLKEAETRPFGLTHAIPGASKSLDYDTEMTFGESGLANSMISVTWE